The following coding sequences are from one Leptospira mayottensis 200901116 window:
- a CDS encoding GGDEF domain-containing phosphodiesterase codes for MQIQNLSPSLQRSLLYFSDQSTEGIVVLDRDWKTVYANHKFQNFWSFPNFQVLYEKIIPLLKSKENQHLENETNISHLLQEIEDPEDSFLEETNFQLQLSVHNFEDSYMIRFKPQPNAQPKKEYETGHWDRNTNLPNQKYFLNHFGKQITEDESAINGHFSFLISISNPDSIISEENNSYFEYIYAKVADRLKKYLNRNDHLFRIESDKFLISSVHVDSEIKAEWFAECVQMLFDFPFTYEEREFHLNVNIGYTKFDPKSGSDMNALGMLKEALQRSCLLGPNSLFYYDQDAIAATSEKAKIEIDLRKVLNRNELEIHFQPIIDLKENRFFSMETLVRWNHPEKGKLLPGSFISIAESSSFIKNIGEWMIWETFRYYENSILKSENVSLSLNISPKQLGDKNIFPLLKEASDYYKIQPSHIILEIVEDSFDSRESQIGKVITSLKDYGFKFAIDDFGKGYSSLGRLIHLPIDYIKLDKMFLFNYFQTSTRAVITSMVNLVQAMGKAIIVEGVENEIQHKLLRELNCNFGQGYYYSHPMEIDLAEKLVRNKETPFS; via the coding sequence ATGCAAATACAAAACCTATCACCGTCCTTGCAAAGATCATTGTTGTATTTTTCGGATCAATCGACGGAAGGAATTGTTGTTTTGGACCGTGACTGGAAAACCGTGTATGCAAATCATAAATTTCAAAATTTTTGGTCCTTCCCAAACTTCCAAGTGCTTTATGAAAAGATAATACCTCTTCTGAAATCCAAGGAAAATCAACATTTGGAAAACGAGACGAACATATCCCATCTTCTTCAAGAAATCGAAGATCCCGAAGATTCCTTTTTAGAAGAAACGAATTTCCAGCTACAGCTCAGCGTTCACAATTTTGAAGACTCTTATATGATTCGGTTTAAACCTCAGCCGAATGCACAACCCAAAAAAGAATACGAAACAGGTCACTGGGATCGAAACACGAATCTTCCCAATCAAAAATATTTTTTAAATCATTTTGGAAAACAAATCACCGAAGACGAATCCGCCATTAACGGACATTTTTCATTTTTGATTTCCATATCCAATCCGGACTCGATCATATCCGAAGAAAATAACTCTTATTTTGAATATATTTACGCGAAAGTAGCCGATCGATTGAAAAAGTATCTTAATCGAAACGACCACTTATTTAGAATTGAAAGCGACAAATTTTTAATTTCATCCGTACATGTAGATTCTGAAATCAAAGCGGAATGGTTTGCGGAATGCGTCCAAATGCTTTTCGATTTTCCTTTCACTTACGAAGAAAGAGAATTCCATCTTAACGTGAACATCGGCTACACAAAATTCGATCCTAAATCGGGATCGGATATGAACGCACTCGGAATGCTAAAAGAGGCTCTCCAACGATCCTGTTTACTCGGCCCAAATTCCCTGTTCTACTATGACCAAGACGCAATCGCCGCAACTTCGGAAAAAGCGAAAATCGAAATCGACCTAAGAAAGGTACTAAACCGAAACGAATTGGAAATCCATTTTCAACCCATCATCGATCTAAAAGAGAACCGATTTTTTTCTATGGAAACTTTGGTACGCTGGAACCATCCGGAAAAAGGCAAACTTCTTCCCGGAAGTTTTATTTCGATCGCCGAGAGTTCCAGTTTTATCAAAAACATCGGGGAATGGATGATCTGGGAAACGTTCCGATATTACGAAAATTCAATATTAAAATCGGAGAATGTCTCCTTATCCCTGAACATATCTCCGAAACAACTCGGCGATAAAAACATCTTTCCGCTGCTTAAAGAAGCGAGCGACTATTATAAAATCCAACCGAGTCATATCATTTTAGAAATTGTAGAAGATTCTTTCGATTCAAGAGAATCCCAAATCGGCAAGGTCATCACCTCTTTGAAAGATTATGGATTTAAATTCGCGATCGACGATTTCGGAAAAGGATATTCTTCTTTAGGAAGGCTCATTCATCTTCCGATCGATTATATCAAGTTGGACAAAATGTTTCTTTTCAATTACTTTCAGACTTCCACTCGCGCGGTGATTACTTCCATGGTAAATTTGGTGCAAGCAATGGGCAAGGCGATCATTGTGGAAGGAGTGGAAAACGAAATACAACACAAGCTCCTTCGAGAACTCAATTGCAATTTCGGACAGGGGTACTATTATTCTCACCCGATGGAAATCGATCTCGCGGAAAAATTAGTTCGAAATAAGGAA